Proteins encoded by one window of Lycium barbarum isolate Lr01 chromosome 11, ASM1917538v2, whole genome shotgun sequence:
- the LOC132618461 gene encoding uncharacterized protein LOC132618461, with the protein MADHPYITRSKTSSLPERSWAVQGNEITMSDPAASVPTGVENLVIASDPPETSEHGTAIQRDEHIARLTQEIENLRGELNRVRDLTNLSITLQNSPSEPSNTAPEPPRFLSLESPVPEHFPPQNNAPTNNNLPPITPANPPNPTSVYTPPQSQPTTYTSYTPPQNQPPTYTTYATHNPPPVNPTKLQLTKIDHILYLEPVQTLTPKTLAITLRSLNPWLNCSKE; encoded by the coding sequence atggccgaccatccttacatcacgaggtcaaagacgtcatcgttacctgaacgtagttgggctgtccaaggaaatgaaattactatgtctgatccggccgcatctgttccaactggtgtagaaaacctcgtgatcgctagcgatccgcctgaaacttccgaacatggaactgctattcaacgggatgaacatatcgcccgcctgactcaagaaattgagaatctacgtggagaactaaatcgggttagggacttgaccaatttatccatcacacttcaaaattcaccttctgaacctagcaatactgcaccagaaccacctcgtttcctatcactcgaatccccagttcctgagcattttcctccccaaaacaatgcacctactaacaacaacttgcctccgatcacccccgcaaatccaccaaatccaacatctgtctatactcccccacaaagtcaaccaaccacttacactagctatactcctccacaaaatcaaccacccacctacactacctatgctactcataatccaccacccgtcaacccaaccaagctccaacttaccaaaatcgaccacatactatacctagagcccgtccaaaccctgacaccaaaaacactcgcaattacactcagatcgctgaacccttggctcaattgttcgaaagaatga